A section of the Echeneis naucrates chromosome 12, fEcheNa1.1, whole genome shotgun sequence genome encodes:
- the klhl8 gene encoding kelch-like protein 8, with product MAPGDVVPDHVKQLKSKDKRPGNRASKADCEPDGSFVFEAHEAWKDFHNSLRQFYEVGELCDVTLKVGSRLIPCHKLVLACVIPYFRAMFLSEMSEAKQDLIEIKDFDGDAIHDLVHFAYSSKLILTVDNVQPLLYAACILQVELVARACCEYMKAHFHPTNCLAVRTFAESHNRVDLMDMADRYACEHFTEVVECEDFTCVSPQHLRTLLSSSELNIHSETQVYNAAVKWLKANPLHHEAWLDQIMSQVRLPLLPVEFLTGTVAKDDMIKGNLSCRDLMDEARNYHLHLSNKVVPDFEYSIRTIPRKHTAGVLFCVGGRGGSGDPFRSIECYSITKNSWFFGPEMNSRRRHVGVISVGGKVYAVGGHDGNEHLGNMEMFDPLTNKWMMKASMNTKRRGIALAALGGPIYAIGGLDDNSCFNNVERYDIESDCWSAVASMNTPRGGVGSVALGSFVYAVGGNDGVASLSSVERFNPHLNKWIEVSEMGQRRAGNGVSKLNGCLYVVGGFDDNSPLSSVERFDPRMNRWEYVSELTTPRGGVGVATVMGRVFAVGGHNGNIYLNTVEAFEPRMNRWELVGSVSHCRAGAGVAVCSSHVSQIRDVGQGSSNVVNCM from the exons ATGGCACCAGGAGATGTGGTACCAGACCATGTCAAGCAACTGAAGTCCAAGGATAAGCGGCCTGGAAACAGGGCATCCAAAGCTGACTGTGAGCCTGATGGGTCCTTTGTCTTCGAAGCTCATGAAGCTTGGAAGGACTTCCATAACTCCCTCAGGCAGTTCTATGAGGTGGGGGagctctgtgatgtcacactgaag GTTGGCAGTAGGTTGATACCATGTCACAAGCTCGTGCTGGCTTGTGTTATCCCATACTTCAG AGCCATGTTCCTGTCAGAAATGTCAGAGGCCAAGCAGGACCTGATAGAGATCAAGGACTTTGATGGCGATGCCATCCACGACCTGGTACACTTTGCCTACTCGTCCAAGCTCATACTGACTGTGGACAATGTCCAGCCACTGCTTTATGCAGCCTGCATCcttcag GTGGAGTTGGTGGCGAGAGCCTGCTGTGAGTACATGAAGGCCCACTTTCACCCGACCAACTGCCTGGCAGTTCGCACTTTTGCTGAGAGCCACAATCGCGTGGACCTGATGGACATGGCCGACCGCTACGCCTGCGAACACTTCACTGAGGTAGTTGAGTGTGAGGACTTCACGTGCGTGTCTCCCCAGCACTTGCGCACGTTATTGTCCTCCAGTGAGCTCAACATTCACTCAGAGACACAGGTTTACAATGCAGCGGTGAAATGGCTCAAAGCAAACCCTCTGCACCATGAGGCCTGGCTGGACCAGATCATGTCTCAG GTGCGTCTCCCACTGCTTCCTGTCGAGTTTCTGACCGGAACAGTGGCAAAGGATGACATGATCAAAGGTAACTTGAGTTGTCGTGACCTTATGGATGAAGCCAGGAACTATCACCTCCACCTCAGCAACAAGGTGGTGCCTGACTTTGAGTATTCAATCCGAACCATCCCGCGAAAACACACTGCAG GGGTTTTGTTCTGTGTGGGTGGCCGGGGGGGTTCTGGCGACCCATTTCGCAGCATTGAGTGCTACTCCATCACTAAGAACAGCTGGTTTTTTGGCCCTGAAATGAACAGCCGACGGCGTCACGTTGGTGTCATATCTGTAGGAG gGAAGGTATATGCGGTCGGGGGTCATGACGGTAACGAGCACTTAGGCAACATGGAGATGTTTGACCCCCTCACCAACAAATGGATGATGAAAGCCTCGATGAACACCAAGAG GAGGGGTATAGCCCTGGCTGCTCTTGGTGGTCCTATCTATGCTATCGGAGGTTTGGATGATAACTCCTGTTTCAACAACGTGGAGCGTTATGACATTGAAAGTGACTGCTGGAGCGCTGTGGCTTCGATGAACACACCCCGAGGAGGAGTGGGATCTGTGGCTTTGGGG AGTTTTGTGTATGCAGTGGGAGGCAATGATGGTGTGGCATCATTGTCTAGTGTGGAGCGGTTTAACCCTCATCTGAACAAATGGATAGAGGTCAGCGAGATGGGCCAGCGGCGGGCTGGAAATGGAGTCAGCAAACTAAATGGTTGCCTTTATGTAGTAG GTGGCTTTGATGACAACTCACCTTTGAGCTCTGTAGAGCGGTTTGACCCACGAATGAACCGGTGGGAATATGTCTCTGAACTAACCACCCCACGTGGCGGAGTCGGGGTTGCCACTGTAATGGGAAGAGTCTTTGCAGTGGGGGGGCACAATGGGAACATCTACCTGAACACAGTGGAAGCTTTTGAGCCTCGAATGAACAG ATGGGAGCTGGTTGGTTCAGTGTCTCACTGCCGTGCCGGAGCAGGAGTGGCCGTCTGTTCATCTCACGTCAGCCAGATCAGGGATGTCGGCCAGGGCTCCAGCAACGTGGTCAACTGCATGTGA